Proteins found in one Mucilaginibacter gracilis genomic segment:
- the ligD gene encoding DNA ligase D: MSLEKYVEKRDFTKTAEPKAGKSADKGKLLFVIQKHHASHLHYDFRLEMEGVLKSWAIPKGPSTDPKTKRLAMMVEDHPFDYRSFEGIIPQGEYGGGTVIVWDEGTYEPIEEIDGKKAQEKHLLKQLKSGSLKIKLHGKKLEGEYALVKTHGMGENGWLLIKHNDKFASTDDITKKDKSVISGKTIETMEQSGDKVWQHGHEEEIEEPKKAGKKKAPAKAISDSKPKDKTEVVDITALLKKGKKGAIPKGVKPMLATLVDEPFDDPDWLYEVKWDGYRALAFVNKGEVELVSRNNKDFNQKFYPIYKALQNWDINLVADGEILVLNDKGISNFGDLQNWRSEADGELVYYIFDLLWYDGKNLMELPLIERQAILKQVLPTNNDNIRVSKVFNASGKQFFAAAERMGLEGIIAKKAGSTYSPGIRSNEWLKIKVHKRQEVVIAGYTKNEDTAKQFSSLLLGVYDDGLLQYVGKVGTGFSDKVQKEMMAQFKPLITAESPFKTIPDVNKPSRFRPNPPKAKATWLQPQLVCEVAFSEVTSDGVFRHPSFRGMRIDKKATDVVRENASDTKIIIEEVKGEPDMHSEAIEPPKGKERKTLLNPKDETQVRTICGHDLKFTHLSKIYWPEDKVTKRDMFNYYCQVAEYILPYLKDRPMSLNRFPGGIHGPSFYQKDVKGKSPDWVKTFPYTTSDDEHKEYLVGADEASLLWMASLGCIEMNPWFSRIQSPDNPDYCVIDLDPDKHTFNQVIAAALEVKKVLDAIDVPCYCKTSGSTGMHIYIPLNAKYTYHQSQMFARIIVNIVHQQIPDYTSLERMVAARHGKMYLDFLQNRPGATIAGPYSLRPKVGATVSMPLHWEELKPGLTMRHFTIFNAIDRLKAEGDLFKGVLDEGIDLEKTITKAKSIFKV; this comes from the coding sequence ATGAGCCTGGAAAAGTATGTTGAGAAGCGCGATTTTACTAAAACTGCCGAACCTAAAGCCGGTAAAAGTGCAGATAAAGGTAAACTGTTGTTTGTGATACAAAAGCACCATGCATCGCACCTGCATTATGATTTTAGGCTGGAGATGGAAGGCGTGTTAAAAAGCTGGGCGATACCCAAGGGCCCTTCTACCGACCCTAAAACCAAACGTTTGGCCATGATGGTTGAAGACCATCCTTTTGATTACCGAAGTTTTGAAGGCATAATTCCGCAAGGCGAATACGGTGGCGGTACGGTTATAGTTTGGGACGAAGGAACTTACGAACCCATTGAAGAAATTGACGGTAAAAAAGCCCAGGAAAAGCATCTGTTAAAGCAACTCAAATCGGGATCGCTCAAAATAAAACTGCATGGTAAAAAGCTGGAAGGCGAATATGCCTTGGTTAAAACCCATGGCATGGGCGAAAACGGCTGGCTTTTAATAAAGCATAACGACAAATTTGCTTCAACGGATGATATTACAAAAAAGGATAAATCTGTTATTTCTGGTAAAACTATCGAAACAATGGAGCAATCGGGCGATAAAGTTTGGCAGCATGGGCATGAAGAAGAGATAGAAGAACCCAAAAAGGCCGGTAAAAAAAAAGCTCCGGCCAAAGCCATAAGTGATAGCAAGCCAAAAGATAAAACGGAAGTTGTTGACATAACTGCTTTGCTTAAAAAGGGAAAAAAAGGAGCCATTCCCAAAGGGGTTAAGCCCATGCTTGCCACACTTGTTGACGAGCCCTTTGATGACCCCGATTGGCTGTACGAAGTTAAATGGGATGGCTACCGTGCCCTTGCCTTTGTTAACAAGGGTGAAGTTGAACTGGTATCGAGAAATAATAAGGATTTTAATCAAAAATTTTATCCCATATACAAAGCCTTGCAAAATTGGGATATAAACCTGGTGGCAGACGGCGAAATTTTGGTGCTCAACGATAAGGGAATTTCCAACTTTGGCGATCTTCAAAACTGGCGTAGCGAAGCCGACGGCGAATTGGTATACTATATATTTGATTTGCTTTGGTATGACGGAAAAAACCTGATGGAACTGCCATTAATTGAACGGCAAGCTATACTTAAACAAGTTTTGCCAACCAATAACGACAATATTCGGGTCAGTAAAGTTTTTAACGCAAGCGGAAAACAATTTTTTGCCGCCGCCGAACGGATGGGTTTGGAAGGCATTATTGCAAAAAAGGCCGGCAGCACTTATTCGCCCGGTATTCGTTCCAACGAATGGTTGAAAATAAAAGTACATAAACGGCAGGAAGTAGTTATAGCGGGTTATACCAAAAATGAGGATACTGCAAAGCAATTTAGCTCGTTGCTGTTGGGCGTATATGATGATGGTTTGCTGCAATATGTTGGCAAGGTAGGTACGGGTTTTTCGGACAAGGTACAAAAAGAAATGATGGCTCAGTTTAAACCTTTAATTACCGCCGAAAGCCCTTTCAAAACCATTCCCGATGTAAATAAGCCTTCGCGTTTTCGTCCAAATCCGCCTAAGGCAAAGGCCACCTGGTTGCAACCTCAACTGGTTTGCGAAGTAGCTTTTAGTGAGGTAACCAGCGACGGGGTTTTTAGGCACCCATCTTTTAGGGGCATGAGGATTGATAAAAAAGCTACCGACGTAGTACGCGAAAATGCCTCAGATACCAAGATTATAATCGAAGAAGTTAAAGGAGAACCGGATATGCATTCGGAAGCTATTGAACCACCAAAGGGTAAGGAGCGTAAAACATTACTTAACCCTAAAGATGAAACGCAAGTGCGTACCATATGCGGCCACGATTTAAAATTTACGCATTTAAGTAAAATTTACTGGCCGGAGGATAAGGTTACCAAGCGCGATATGTTTAACTATTACTGCCAGGTTGCCGAATATATTTTGCCTTATTTAAAAGACAGGCCAATGTCGCTCAACCGCTTTCCGGGAGGTATACACGGCCCGAGCTTTTATCAAAAAGATGTAAAAGGCAAATCGCCCGATTGGGTAAAAACCTTCCCTTATACCACCAGCGACGATGAGCATAAGGAGTACCTTGTAGGCGCCGACGAAGCCAGTTTGTTATGGATGGCTTCTTTGGGATGTATAGAGATGAATCCCTGGTTTAGCCGCATACAATCGCCTGATAATCCCGATTATTGCGTGATAGACCTTGATCCGGATAAACATACCTTTAACCAGGTTATTGCGGCAGCGTTAGAGGTAAAAAAGGTTTTGGATGCTATTGATGTGCCTTGTTATTGTAAAACATCCGGTTCAACCGGGATGCATATTTATATTCCGCTTAATGCAAAATACACTTACCATCAATCGCAGATGTTTGCGCGCATTATCGTCAACATCGTTCACCAACAAATTCCGGATTATACCAGTCTGGAGCGTATGGTAGCCGCGCGCCACGGCAAAATGTATCTCGATTTTTTGCAGAACCGCCCCGGTGCCACCATTGCCGGGCCATATTCGTTACGGCCAAAAGTAGGAGCAACGGTATCAATGCCCTTGCATTGGGAGGAGCTTAAACCAGGCCTCACCATGCGCCACTTTACTATATTTAACGCTATCGACCGTTTAAAAGCGGAAGGAGATTTGTTTAAAGGCGTTTTAGATGAGGGTATTGATCTGGAAAAAACCATTACCAAGGCAAAAAGTATTTTTAAGGTTTAG
- a CDS encoding DUF3606 domain-containing protein: MDKLLNNMDEPQIGGIDNNKINIHEYYEVEHWTKELHTTIEALKLAVKNVGTSIVDIKRYLNNN; this comes from the coding sequence TTGGATAAATTGTTAAATAACATGGACGAGCCACAAATTGGAGGTATTGATAACAACAAGATCAATATCCACGAATATTACGAAGTAGAACACTGGACCAAAGAATTACACACTACCATTGAAGCGTTAAAGCTCGCAGTTAAAAACGTGGGTACATCAATAGTTGATATAAAAAGGTATCTCAATAACAATTAA
- a CDS encoding WD40/YVTN/BNR-like repeat-containing protein, translating into MIRNRIKFICFLVLIFLAEINTLLAQKVTVLQQGRPTSLRGLSVVSDKVAWISGSKGYVASTKDGGRTWNWQQVKGFEQSDFRDIEAFSDKEAVIMSSGTPALILKTLDGGVSWQVKYHNRDTSVFFDAMDFNGKYGCILGDPIKNRFVVFETLDKGLTWKQKDPSKSPVAKMGEAAFAASGTCLTINKNGLLRNNELMVVSGGSASSIMYALSTDKKWIQQALPITHSSSSCGAFSVATDSKHWVVVGGDYTHDQRTDSTACFSDNGGKTWKMAKLTPGFQSCVEYTSGNKYISTGTAGTWYSKDGGLNWVKIDNNSFNACNKAKSGKLLLLVGNNGRIARYTPPKEYLIPYIKI; encoded by the coding sequence ATGATAAGAAACAGAATAAAATTTATTTGCTTTTTAGTATTGATCTTCTTGGCGGAGATCAATACTTTGTTAGCTCAAAAGGTAACAGTTTTACAACAAGGCAGGCCCACAAGTTTAAGGGGCCTATCGGTAGTTAGCGATAAAGTAGCCTGGATAAGCGGGAGTAAAGGTTATGTAGCCAGCACCAAAGATGGCGGCCGAACCTGGAACTGGCAACAGGTAAAAGGCTTTGAGCAATCGGATTTTAGGGATATTGAAGCGTTTTCGGATAAAGAAGCCGTTATTATGAGCTCGGGTACGCCGGCACTAATTCTTAAAACTTTAGATGGGGGCGTGTCATGGCAGGTAAAGTATCATAACCGCGATACATCGGTTTTTTTTGATGCAATGGATTTTAACGGTAAATACGGTTGCATATTAGGCGACCCCATTAAAAACCGTTTTGTAGTTTTTGAAACTTTGGATAAAGGCCTCACCTGGAAGCAAAAAGACCCTTCTAAATCGCCGGTTGCAAAAATGGGTGAGGCTGCATTTGCGGCCAGTGGCACCTGCCTTACCATTAATAAAAATGGTTTACTGCGCAATAACGAACTAATGGTGGTATCGGGCGGTAGCGCATCAAGTATAATGTACGCCCTATCAACCGATAAAAAATGGATACAGCAAGCGTTGCCCATTACGCACAGTTCGTCAAGTTGCGGAGCGTTTTCGGTAGCTACAGATAGCAAGCACTGGGTAGTTGTAGGCGGCGATTACACACACGACCAACGAACGGACTCGACCGCCTGCTTTTCGGACAACGGCGGTAAAACCTGGAAAATGGCAAAACTTACCCCCGGTTTTCAATCGTGTGTAGAGTATACCAGTGGCAATAAATACATCTCAACCGGTACAGCCGGAACTTGGTACAGTAAAGATGGCGGCCTTAACTGGGTAAAAATAGATAACAACAGTTTTAATGCCTGCAATAAGGCAAAAAGCGGCAAACTCCTGCTGCTTGTAGGTAACAATGGCCGCATAGCCCGTTACACTCCTCCTAAAGAATATCTTATTCCTTACATCAAAATTTAG
- a CDS encoding DUF2147 domain-containing protein, with translation MKKMIMVMLCITVSVSALAQNCDAIVGKWLNPSGEGQVQIYKKGDKFFGKLAWIKFPNDEAGKPKTDKLNPDPALKSRPELGLELLQSFTCDGNTYVDGTIYDPKSGKTYSCKMTLKGDVLKIRGYIGISLLGRTEEWTKVK, from the coding sequence ATGAAGAAGATGATAATGGTGATGCTGTGCATAACAGTATCTGTAAGCGCGTTGGCGCAAAATTGCGATGCAATTGTAGGTAAGTGGCTCAACCCCAGTGGCGAAGGTCAGGTGCAGATATATAAAAAAGGCGACAAGTTTTTTGGTAAGCTGGCCTGGATAAAGTTTCCGAATGATGAGGCCGGGAAGCCTAAAACGGATAAACTAAACCCAGATCCGGCGCTTAAAAGCCGTCCCGAATTAGGCCTGGAGCTTTTACAAAGTTTTACCTGTGATGGTAACACCTATGTAGACGGCACCATATACGACCCTAAGAGCGGTAAAACATATAGCTGCAAGATGACTTTAAAGGGCGATGTTTTAAAAATAAGAGGATATATAGGTATATCGTTATTGGGCCGAACGGAAGAGTGGACAAAAGTTAAATGA
- a CDS encoding RNA polymerase sigma factor: MATPDELIELCKNGDPLGYTGLYQAYAKQVYNSIYRLLDHSGEAEDVLQETFVAAFQSIHQFNHTGAFGSWIKRIGINKAVTLVRKRKLKWVELEPVDMMTREDEAIDEEDFEYTMDAVTQAIALLPVNYRTVFQLYAVENVPQTEIAKMLGISHNAVRTQYFRAKNKVLNMLKEKALS, from the coding sequence ATGGCAACACCCGACGAACTGATAGAACTGTGTAAAAACGGAGACCCTTTGGGCTATACCGGTTTGTATCAGGCGTATGCCAAACAGGTTTATAATTCAATTTACCGCTTGCTTGACCATAGCGGTGAGGCTGAAGATGTTTTGCAGGAAACTTTTGTGGCAGCATTCCAATCTATTCATCAGTTTAACCATACGGGAGCTTTTGGGTCGTGGATAAAACGGATAGGCATTAACAAGGCAGTTACCCTGGTACGCAAAAGAAAGTTAAAATGGGTAGAACTGGAGCCCGTAGACATGATGACCCGCGAAGATGAAGCGATTGACGAGGAAGATTTTGAATATACCATGGACGCAGTTACTCAGGCTATTGCTTTGTTACCCGTAAACTACCGAACAGTGTTTCAGCTTTATGCAGTTGAAAACGTACCACAAACGGAAATAGCCAAAATGCTGGGCATTAGTCACAATGCGGTTAGGACGCAATATTTTAGGGCTAAAAACAAGGTGTTAAACATGTTAAAAGAAAAAGCATTGTCATGA
- a CDS encoding HEAT repeat domain-containing protein has product MKSGLEKFIEDNSGEMDIKTPNPEVLARILQQMKVKPEAKQRNGILISFSTLRWAAAALVLLACGITLYLAQNHGGQQVASTSLVTKKTITLLHSDTTTDAQPKQTAATDLPDTRNRDEVDRQIAQRKSALLAKFSSDNTASRKLIMLAGLKDMDSPAKRITAVAQAGGFKMVGRDIITALLHTLNNDPNTNVRLAALDGLARFYRETYIRKQLIVALKTQQNPTVQIALIELLTRMKEAAVLAELDKIVASDSTMTAVKDCAYSGIFKLRKS; this is encoded by the coding sequence ATGAAGAGCGGATTGGAGAAATTTATTGAGGATAATAGCGGGGAAATGGACATCAAAACGCCTAACCCCGAAGTGCTTGCGCGGATATTACAGCAAATGAAGGTAAAACCGGAGGCGAAGCAGCGTAATGGCATCCTCATTTCTTTTAGCACATTGCGATGGGCGGCTGCGGCGCTTGTGTTATTGGCTTGTGGTATAACACTATACCTGGCGCAAAACCATGGCGGCCAGCAGGTTGCCAGCACCAGCCTCGTTACAAAAAAAACAATAACACTTTTGCACAGCGATACTACGACAGATGCTCAACCGAAACAAACAGCCGCCACCGATTTACCCGATACCAGGAACAGGGATGAGGTTGACCGCCAGATTGCGCAACGTAAAAGCGCATTGCTGGCCAAATTTAGCAGCGATAACACGGCATCGCGTAAACTTATTATGCTCGCCGGTTTAAAAGATATGGATTCGCCGGCAAAACGAATTACCGCAGTTGCGCAGGCCGGTGGCTTTAAAATGGTTGGTCGCGACATTATTACGGCCCTATTGCATACCCTAAACAACGACCCTAATACCAATGTACGCCTGGCCGCGCTTGATGGGCTGGCCCGCTTTTACCGCGAAACCTACATTCGTAAACAACTAATTGTTGCTTTAAAAACACAGCAAAACCCAACCGTACAAATAGCACTGATTGAATTACTAACCAGAATGAAGGAAGCCGCCGTGTTAGCCGAACTGGATAAAATTGTAGCCAGCGACAGCACCATGACAGCCGTGAAGGATTGTGCTTACTCCGGAATATTTAAATTAAGAAAATCGTAA
- a CDS encoding DUF4097 family beta strand repeat-containing protein has product MKKYFVTTIIALLAISAASAQEYKVNKSSGKLVISLPSVVVEGYSGNAIVFSSLHKIEQVDERAKGLQLISGTGFTDNTGLGISVEDKANTIEVNQVASRDEAIKILVPKGVKVSYAYNKVFNAGKVVFTNVESEIEVSVSYNQVKLENITGPVTVNAIYGAVDAVFKGVVQGPVSIVSIYSTVDVAIPVATKANLKLNSTHGDIFASSEFKVDMEKTTSDDMVQYGGNVKGKLNGGGTDFTLKTEYGKIYLRKAN; this is encoded by the coding sequence ATGAAAAAGTATTTTGTAACTACAATAATAGCTCTATTAGCCATAAGCGCCGCCAGCGCACAAGAATATAAAGTAAACAAATCCAGCGGTAAATTGGTAATCAGCCTGCCGTCGGTAGTTGTGGAGGGATATAGCGGCAATGCAATCGTATTTAGTTCGCTGCATAAAATTGAACAGGTTGACGAGCGTGCCAAGGGCCTGCAATTGATTAGCGGAACAGGCTTTACCGACAATACGGGACTGGGTATTAGTGTGGAAGACAAGGCGAACACTATTGAGGTAAACCAGGTAGCATCCAGAGACGAAGCCATTAAAATACTGGTACCCAAAGGCGTAAAAGTTTCTTACGCTTACAACAAAGTATTTAACGCGGGCAAAGTGGTTTTTACCAATGTTGAAAGTGAAATAGAGGTTTCTGTATCATACAACCAGGTAAAACTGGAAAACATTACCGGGCCGGTTACCGTGAATGCTATTTATGGGGCTGTTGATGCGGTGTTTAAAGGCGTGGTTCAAGGGCCGGTATCTATCGTTTCCATCTATTCTACGGTAGATGTGGCTATACCCGTAGCAACCAAAGCTAATTTAAAGCTGAACAGCACGCATGGCGATATTTTTGCTTCGAGCGAGTTTAAGGTGGATATGGAAAAAACAACCAGCGACGATATGGTTCAATACGGTGGTAACGTAAAGGGCAAACTTAACGGTGGCGGCACCGATTTTACCCTGAAAACAGAGTACGGTAAAATTTATCTGCGCAAAGCCAATTGA